The following proteins are encoded in a genomic region of Tenacibaculum sp. 190524A05c:
- a CDS encoding MFS transporter yields the protein MNKIDPYASLRYKEFNIFLLVRFLLIFAWSMQFIIIEWQVYSITKDPWSLGLIGAFEFLPAFSMALFAGHIVDQREKRNLLALCIGLFSLISFGLYFLTNPDFVVNWSENSVLYSIYALVFFGGFLRSFFGPTIFSLIALIVPKKLYPNAATWSSSTWQIASVLGPAFAGFTIYKIGVNLSLCIVFGLVILSFLMVFLIKKKPIMNPKKNEPVSKSLKEGISFVFKTKAILGAITLDMISVLFGGAIALLPVFAQDILEVGSKGFGVLRAAPAVGAFLTMLITAYIPVSKNAGIKLLGAIFGFGICIIVFGLSKIFWVSLLALFFSGVTDGVSMVIRQTILQLKTPDHMRGRVASVNSMFVGSSNELGALESGITAKLMGTVTAVVFGGTMTLITVLTTGILNPTLRKLDLTEDFENHEK from the coding sequence ATGAACAAAATCGATCCTTATGCTTCGCTGAGGTATAAAGAATTCAATATATTCTTACTCGTCCGTTTTCTATTGATATTTGCGTGGTCGATGCAATTTATAATCATAGAATGGCAAGTATATTCTATAACAAAAGATCCTTGGAGTTTAGGGTTAATCGGCGCGTTTGAATTTCTTCCTGCATTTTCAATGGCTTTATTTGCGGGTCATATTGTAGATCAAAGAGAGAAGCGAAATTTACTAGCACTTTGTATTGGATTATTCTCTCTAATTAGCTTTGGATTATACTTTTTAACCAACCCCGATTTTGTTGTCAATTGGAGTGAAAATAGTGTGTTGTATTCTATTTACGCTCTGGTTTTCTTCGGAGGTTTTTTACGTTCGTTTTTTGGTCCAACAATTTTTTCTTTAATAGCGTTAATTGTACCGAAAAAATTATATCCAAATGCCGCAACTTGGAGTAGTTCTACTTGGCAAATTGCCTCAGTTTTAGGTCCAGCTTTTGCTGGATTTACCATTTATAAAATTGGAGTGAATCTTTCACTTTGTATCGTATTTGGATTAGTAATACTTTCATTTTTAATGGTTTTTCTAATTAAAAAGAAACCAATTATGAATCCTAAAAAGAATGAACCAGTAAGTAAAAGTTTAAAAGAAGGAATTTCATTTGTATTTAAAACTAAAGCTATTTTAGGTGCAATTACATTGGATATGATTTCTGTTCTATTTGGTGGAGCTATTGCATTATTACCTGTTTTTGCGCAAGACATATTAGAAGTAGGTTCAAAAGGTTTTGGAGTATTGAGAGCTGCCCCTGCAGTTGGAGCTTTTTTAACCATGTTAATAACAGCATACATTCCAGTTAGTAAAAATGCCGGAATAAAATTACTCGGGGCTATTTTTGGGTTTGGAATATGTATTATCGTATTTGGATTATCTAAAATATTCTGGGTATCCTTATTAGCGTTGTTTTTTAGTGGTGTAACAGATGGAGTTTCTATGGTTATTAGACAAACAATTTTACAATTAAAAACTCCAGATCATATGCGTGGAAGAGTTGCATCTGTAAACTCTATGTTCGTTGGATCTTCAAATGAATTAGGAGCTTTAGAAAGCGGAATTACTGCAAAGCTTATGGGAACTGTAACTGCTGTAGTTTTTGGAGGAACAATGACCTTAATAACAGTTTTAACTACTGGAATTTTAAATCCTACACTACGAAAATTAGATTTGACTGAAGATTTTGAAAATCATGAGAAATAA
- a CDS encoding YHS domain-containing (seleno)protein has translation MNRIFTIAILFISLTAFSQKENYNTKKGAVANGYDVVAYFSNKAVKGSKKLSYTYDDVTFRFSTQENLNTFKANPTKYIPQYGGYCAYAIGVKGEKVGINPKTFEIRDGKLYLFYNSWGTNTLKLWLDENPEELKMKADKNWSSLVK, from the coding sequence ATGAATCGCATTTTTACTATCGCTATTTTATTCATTTCCCTTACCGCTTTCTCACAAAAGGAAAATTACAATACTAAAAAAGGAGCTGTTGCAAATGGATATGACGTTGTAGCATACTTTTCAAACAAAGCTGTAAAAGGAAGTAAGAAGTTATCTTATACATATGATGATGTTACTTTCCGGTTTTCAACACAAGAAAACTTAAACACTTTCAAAGCAAATCCAACAAAATATATTCCTCAATATGGCGGATATTGTGCCTATGCTATTGGAGTAAAAGGTGAAAAAGTTGGAATAAATCCTAAAACTTTTGAAATTAGAGATGGTAAATTATACCTATTCTATAATTCTTGGGGAACCAATACCTTGAAATTGTGGTTAGATGAAAACCCAGAAGAACTTAAAATGAAAGCTGATAAAAATTGGTCGAGTTTAGTTAAATAG
- a CDS encoding acyl transferase gives MKNSIFNIQTEQEFKEVVLQVFKHQFEHNPVYRSFCDLLYVHPSDVKDIEEIPFLPIQFFKSKKVISSLKEVEEVFSSSGTTGSVTSKHYVTDISLYQESYIKGFQHFYGDIDDYIILALLPNYLERKGSSLVYMVDDLIQKSNHEESGFYLNNLDELANKLSLLDSSGKKVLLIGVSFALLDMVEQHSFNLKNTIIMETGGMKGRRKELIRTELHQLLSDGFGVENIHSEYGMTELLSQGYSNGNGIFACPPWMKILTRDTEDPLSIQTKGKTGGINVIDLANYNSCSFIATQDLGKVHADNSFEIIGRFDNSDIRGCNLMVL, from the coding sequence ATGAAAAACTCCATTTTTAACATACAAACAGAGCAAGAATTTAAAGAAGTTGTGTTACAGGTTTTTAAACATCAGTTTGAACATAATCCTGTATATCGATCTTTTTGTGATTTACTATATGTACATCCTAGTGATGTAAAGGATATTGAAGAAATTCCGTTTTTACCAATTCAGTTTTTCAAATCTAAAAAGGTAATTTCTTCCTTGAAAGAGGTTGAAGAAGTATTCTCAAGCTCTGGAACTACAGGATCTGTAACGAGTAAACATTATGTTACTGATATTTCTCTTTATCAAGAAAGTTATATCAAGGGTTTTCAACATTTTTATGGTGATATTGATGATTATATTATCCTTGCTTTACTTCCTAATTATTTAGAAAGAAAAGGTTCTTCTTTGGTATATATGGTTGATGATTTAATTCAAAAATCAAATCATGAAGAAAGTGGGTTTTACCTTAATAATCTTGATGAACTTGCCAATAAATTATCTTTATTAGACAGCAGTGGTAAAAAGGTGCTTTTAATCGGTGTTTCTTTTGCTTTGCTTGATATGGTAGAACAACATTCTTTCAACCTTAAAAATACCATTATAATGGAAACTGGAGGAATGAAAGGAAGAAGAAAAGAATTGATTAGAACTGAGCTTCATCAATTACTTTCTGATGGTTTTGGAGTTGAAAATATTCACTCTGAATATGGTATGACTGAGTTATTGAGTCAAGGATATTCTAATGGAAACGGAATTTTTGCTTGTCCGCCCTGGATGAAGATTTTAACAAGAGATACCGAAGATCCATTATCAATTCAAACTAAAGGAAAAACTGGAGGAATAAATGTTATAGATTTAGCCAATTACAACTCTTGTTCGTTTATTGCTACTCAAGATTTAGGAAAAGTACATGCTGATAATTCTTTTGAGATTATTGGTAGGTTTGATAATTCAGATATTAGAGGTTGTAACTTAATGGTATTGTAA
- a CDS encoding DUF6970 domain-containing protein: MRTVLKLICFALILGACNKDEEIKETCLVDNPLEELFWLKQIKTGLEQSAAAGKAEIYEYTYKQQRVFSVNSCVGCSDSKTDVYNCGGNIMCEFGGIAGLNTCPDFDSQATHKKLLWKNHDQPIIDKDVYDNTTTDNYSITNIELNDDTLKISISFSGCSPDSDRIYLVDSESVLESTPPQRLLKLEFFKEESCLAAFNRILEFNINNLQVSSINELNLSIEGWNNNITYQY; the protein is encoded by the coding sequence ATGAGAACTGTATTAAAACTTATCTGTTTCGCACTTATTCTGGGGGCTTGTAACAAAGATGAAGAGATAAAAGAAACCTGTTTGGTTGATAATCCACTTGAGGAATTATTCTGGTTGAAACAGATTAAAACTGGCCTTGAACAATCTGCTGCTGCAGGGAAAGCAGAAATTTATGAATACACATACAAACAACAACGTGTTTTTAGTGTGAATTCATGTGTAGGTTGTAGTGATTCTAAAACTGATGTTTACAATTGTGGAGGAAATATAATGTGTGAATTTGGAGGAATAGCCGGGTTAAATACTTGTCCAGATTTTGATTCTCAAGCAACACATAAAAAATTACTTTGGAAAAATCATGATCAGCCCATAATTGACAAAGATGTGTATGACAATACAACAACAGATAATTATTCTATTACAAATATTGAACTGAATGACGATACTTTAAAAATTAGTATTTCATTTAGTGGATGTTCACCAGATTCAGATAGAATTTATCTTGTAGATTCTGAGTCTGTTTTAGAATCTACCCCACCTCAACGTCTTTTAAAACTTGAGTTTTTTAAAGAAGAATCTTGTTTGGCCGCGTTTAATAGAATATTAGAATTTAACATTAATAATTTACAAGTTTCTTCAATTAACGAGTTGAATTTATCAATTGAAGGTTGGAATAATAACATTACATATCAATATTAA
- a CDS encoding RNA polymerase sigma factor: MNIQELIQKCKENNLQAQSQVYQLFAGKLFALSLKYSRNQQDAEDVLQDSFLTAFNKIHQYNFKGSFEGWLKRIVINTALQKYRKEPSLYLVKEETISEEDVDFDESSLGVHDLLEMIQCLPDRYRLVFNLYVLDSFSHKEIAEMLNISIGTSKSNLSRAKQILKKSIENRKEKLEKA, translated from the coding sequence ATTAATATACAAGAACTCATACAAAAGTGTAAGGAGAATAACTTACAAGCACAATCTCAAGTTTACCAGCTTTTTGCTGGTAAACTCTTTGCGTTGAGTTTAAAGTATTCAAGAAATCAGCAAGATGCAGAAGATGTATTGCAGGATAGTTTTTTAACAGCATTCAACAAAATACATCAATACAATTTTAAAGGTTCTTTTGAAGGATGGTTAAAACGAATTGTAATTAATACAGCGCTTCAGAAATACAGAAAGGAGCCATCGTTGTATTTGGTAAAAGAAGAGACAATTTCAGAGGAAGATGTAGATTTTGATGAAAGTAGTCTCGGAGTTCATGATTTGTTAGAGATGATTCAATGTTTACCAGACCGATATAGATTAGTGTTTAACTTATATGTTCTTGATAGTTTTTCGCATAAAGAAATTGCGGAAATGTTGAATATTTCTATCGGAACATCAAAATCTAATTTGTCTAGAGCAAAGCAAATACTGAAGAAGTCAATAGAAAATCGAAAGGAAAAATTAGAAAAGGCATAA
- a CDS encoding GNAT family protein — translation MALSVREIELRDIDLLLDYWYNSSEEHFLKMGADIHKLPKRNEFHSILEEQIKTPIQERKSYALIWEENGIQIGHTNANSILFGKEAFMHLHVWNTTNRRKGSGVELVKKSLPFYFKNLQIETLFCQPYALNPAPNKTLEKVGFEFVKEYVTIPGSINFEQKVNLWKMTRK, via the coding sequence ATGGCTTTAAGTGTAAGAGAAATAGAATTAAGAGATATCGATCTACTTTTAGATTATTGGTATAATTCAAGTGAAGAACATTTCTTGAAAATGGGCGCTGATATACATAAACTTCCAAAGAGAAATGAATTTCATTCGATCCTTGAAGAACAAATAAAAACTCCAATTCAAGAGAGAAAGTCTTATGCATTAATCTGGGAAGAAAATGGTATACAAATAGGTCATACAAATGCAAATAGTATACTTTTTGGAAAAGAAGCATTTATGCATTTACATGTTTGGAATACCACTAATCGAAGAAAAGGATCAGGTGTTGAATTAGTTAAAAAATCACTGCCGTTTTATTTTAAAAACTTGCAGATTGAAACACTATTTTGCCAACCTTACGCGCTAAATCCAGCACCAAATAAGACGCTAGAAAAAGTAGGTTTTGAGTTTGTTAAGGAGTACGTTACTATTCCAGGATCCATAAATTTTGAACAAAAAG